In Apis cerana isolate GH-2021 linkage group LG5, AcerK_1.0, whole genome shotgun sequence, a single genomic region encodes these proteins:
- the LOC107994363 gene encoding CAAX prenyl protease 2 isoform X1, which translates to MDRDTSNQHQYGVMETADRNTDFSCITAILSCFVLSVMYVASLYVWNSPYSREHPTVIKKRFFSVFIMSLISPALLYFGMNEKVFQKATIWELLGLRWPGLIQAIIIPLLLTMILFLGPICVQGFNGLWRLYTEPMYWFGSVRTIIWWRNLVVAPLAEEWTFRACMLPLLLQCFTPTTAIFICPLFFGVAHFHHVVDRVKAGMNLKHALFISCFQFAFTTLFGAYAAFLFAKTGHLAAPFTAHSFCNHMGCPDLSEVVAVKDPLKRAGLFSLFVIGLVAWCFLLTPMTNPRLFYNNLFWHKNFI; encoded by the exons ATGGATCGCGACACAAGCAACCAACATCAGTATGGAGTTATGGAGACTGCGGATCGAAATACTGATTTCTCCTGCATAACTGCAATTCTATCATGTTTTGTTCTCTCAGTGATGTACGTCGCGAGCCTCTATGTATGGAATTCTCCGTACAGTAG agAACATCcaactgtaataaaaaaaagattttttagtGTTTTTATTATGTCTCTTATATCTCCTGCATTATTGTACTTTGGAATGAATGAGAAAGTATTTCAAAAG gcAACAATTTGGGAGTTATTGGGACTGCGGTGGCCTGGTTTAATTCAAGCAATTATAATACCATTGTTATTAACAATGATACTATTTCTAGGACCAATATGTGTACAAGGTTTCAATGGACTTTGGAGATTATATACTG AACCTATGTATTGGTTTGGAAGTGTGCGAACAATAATATGGTGGAGAAATCTAGTAGTTGCTCCTTTGGCTGAAGAATGGACATTTAGAGCATGTATGTTACCATTGCTTTTGCAATGTTTTACACCAACTACTGCCATATTTATCTGCCCTTTATTTTTTGGTGTCGCTCATTTTCATCATGTAGTAGATAGAGTAAAAGCAGGCATGAATCTTAAACATGCACTATTTATATCTT gttTTCAATTTGCGTTTACGACATTATTTGGAGCATATGCTGCCTTTCTTTTTGCTAAAACGG gacATTTAGCAGCACCATTTACAGCACATTCTTTTTGTAATCATATGGGATGTCCTGATCTTTCTGAAGTAGTTGCAGTTAAAGATCCATTAAAAAGAGCTGGTTTGTTTTCTTTGTTTGTAATTGGATTAGTAGCTTGGTGTTTCTTATTAACACCAATGACAAAtccaagattattttataataatttattttggcataaaaattttatatga
- the LOC107994363 gene encoding CAAX prenyl protease 2 isoform X2 — MKVYSLILLIHAVAFLDKNRIHSASIGELFPSILLEHPTVIKKRFFSVFIMSLISPALLYFGMNEKVFQKATIWELLGLRWPGLIQAIIIPLLLTMILFLGPICVQGFNGLWRLYTEPMYWFGSVRTIIWWRNLVVAPLAEEWTFRACMLPLLLQCFTPTTAIFICPLFFGVAHFHHVVDRVKAGMNLKHALFISCFQFAFTTLFGAYAAFLFAKTGHLAAPFTAHSFCNHMGCPDLSEVVAVKDPLKRAGLFSLFVIGLVAWCFLLTPMTNPRLFYNNLFWHKNFI; from the exons ATGAAAGTCTACTCTTTGATTCTCCTGATTCACGCAGTCGCTTTTCTGGACAAGAATCGAATTCACAGCGCCTCTATTGGAGAACTTTTTCCTTCAATTCTTCT agAACATCcaactgtaataaaaaaaagattttttagtGTTTTTATTATGTCTCTTATATCTCCTGCATTATTGTACTTTGGAATGAATGAGAAAGTATTTCAAAAG gcAACAATTTGGGAGTTATTGGGACTGCGGTGGCCTGGTTTAATTCAAGCAATTATAATACCATTGTTATTAACAATGATACTATTTCTAGGACCAATATGTGTACAAGGTTTCAATGGACTTTGGAGATTATATACTG AACCTATGTATTGGTTTGGAAGTGTGCGAACAATAATATGGTGGAGAAATCTAGTAGTTGCTCCTTTGGCTGAAGAATGGACATTTAGAGCATGTATGTTACCATTGCTTTTGCAATGTTTTACACCAACTACTGCCATATTTATCTGCCCTTTATTTTTTGGTGTCGCTCATTTTCATCATGTAGTAGATAGAGTAAAAGCAGGCATGAATCTTAAACATGCACTATTTATATCTT gttTTCAATTTGCGTTTACGACATTATTTGGAGCATATGCTGCCTTTCTTTTTGCTAAAACGG gacATTTAGCAGCACCATTTACAGCACATTCTTTTTGTAATCATATGGGATGTCCTGATCTTTCTGAAGTAGTTGCAGTTAAAGATCCATTAAAAAGAGCTGGTTTGTTTTCTTTGTTTGTAATTGGATTAGTAGCTTGGTGTTTCTTATTAACACCAATGACAAAtccaagattattttataataatttattttggcataaaaattttatatga
- the LOC107994363 gene encoding CAAX prenyl protease 2 isoform X3 has product MSLISPALLYFGMNEKVFQKATIWELLGLRWPGLIQAIIIPLLLTMILFLGPICVQGFNGLWRLYTEPMYWFGSVRTIIWWRNLVVAPLAEEWTFRACMLPLLLQCFTPTTAIFICPLFFGVAHFHHVVDRVKAGMNLKHALFISCFQFAFTTLFGAYAAFLFAKTGHLAAPFTAHSFCNHMGCPDLSEVVAVKDPLKRAGLFSLFVIGLVAWCFLLTPMTNPRLFYNNLFWHKNFI; this is encoded by the exons ATGTCTCTTATATCTCCTGCATTATTGTACTTTGGAATGAATGAGAAAGTATTTCAAAAG gcAACAATTTGGGAGTTATTGGGACTGCGGTGGCCTGGTTTAATTCAAGCAATTATAATACCATTGTTATTAACAATGATACTATTTCTAGGACCAATATGTGTACAAGGTTTCAATGGACTTTGGAGATTATATACTG AACCTATGTATTGGTTTGGAAGTGTGCGAACAATAATATGGTGGAGAAATCTAGTAGTTGCTCCTTTGGCTGAAGAATGGACATTTAGAGCATGTATGTTACCATTGCTTTTGCAATGTTTTACACCAACTACTGCCATATTTATCTGCCCTTTATTTTTTGGTGTCGCTCATTTTCATCATGTAGTAGATAGAGTAAAAGCAGGCATGAATCTTAAACATGCACTATTTATATCTT gttTTCAATTTGCGTTTACGACATTATTTGGAGCATATGCTGCCTTTCTTTTTGCTAAAACGG gacATTTAGCAGCACCATTTACAGCACATTCTTTTTGTAATCATATGGGATGTCCTGATCTTTCTGAAGTAGTTGCAGTTAAAGATCCATTAAAAAGAGCTGGTTTGTTTTCTTTGTTTGTAATTGGATTAGTAGCTTGGTGTTTCTTATTAACACCAATGACAAAtccaagattattttataataatttattttggcataaaaattttatatga
- the LOC107993387 gene encoding F-box only protein 11, translating into MPSASFTSSRNYVRRSRRKGANRIPLPSRTTSAEPCDLPCSASNQIPPGGGVGGGGGGGGGGGGGNGGRGSSPSVSGVAAPSPSPSHSHSSPYDLRRKSPPHPDPAPGTSSALPPSGGSSIGATLGSSSLPARKRPRRTCSLSTDGTNTNTAAHYLQYELPDEVLLTIFNYLMEQDLCRVSQVCKRFQTIANDTELWKSLYQQVYEYDLPLFNPAPCKFEFVSPDESDYPNPWKESFRQLYRGVHVRPGFQDLKFKGRNLPYFNTVQGALDYVDEFRSNSSSSTNNSTTTSGQGNCCGNNSQTTEEAPQHLVFLHAGIYRGEFLVIDSDVALIGAAPGNVAESVILERESESTVMFVEGAKRAYAGHLTLKFTPDVTSTVPHHKHYCLEVGENCSPTVDHCIIRSSSVVGAAVCVSGVGANPVVKNCDISDCENVGLYVTDYAQGTYEDNEISRNALAGIWVKNYANPIMRRNHIHHGRDVGIFTFDNGLGYFEANDIHNNRIAGFEVKAGANPTVVHCEIHHGQTGGIYVHENGLGQFIDNKIHSNNFAGVWITSNSNPTIRRNEIYNGHQGGVYIFGEGRGLIEHNNIYGNALAGIQIRTNSDPIVRHNKIHHGQHGGIYVHEKGQGLIEENEVYANTLAGVWITTGSTPVLRRNRIHSGKQVGVYFYDNGHGKLEDNDIFNHLYSGVQIRTGSNPVIRGNKIWGGQNGGVLVYNSGLGLLEQNEIFDNAMAGVWIKTDSNPTLKRNKIFDGRDGGICIFNGGKGVLEENDIFRNAQAGVLISTQSHPVLRRNRIFDGLAAGVEITNNATATLEFNQIFNNRFGGLCLASGVQPTTRGNKIFNNQDAVEKAVGNGQCLYKISSYTSFPMHDFYRCQTCNTTDRNAICVNCIKTCHAGHDVEFIRHDRFFCDCGAGTLSNQCQLQGEPTQDTDTLYDSAAPMESHTLMVN; encoded by the exons ATGCCAAGTGCGTCGTTCACATCGTCGCGCAATTACGTGCGAAGATCCCGAAGAAAAGGTGCAAACAGGATTCCTCTTCCTTCGAGAACAACCTCGG CCGAGCCATGCGATTTGCCATGTTCAGCATCAAATCAGATACCTCCTGGTGGTGGAGTTggtggtggaggaggaggaggaggtggaggtggGGGTGGAAATGGTGGAAGAGGATCATCACCCAGTGTTTCTGGTGTTGCAGCACCATCGCCTTCTCCATCACATTCTCATTCATCTCCTTATGATTTAAGACGTAAAAGTCCACCTCATCCAGATCCTGCTCCTGGTACTAGCTCTGCCCTACCTCCTTCGGGTGGTAGTAGTATAGGAGCCACTTTAGGTTCTTCCTCTTTACCAGCAAGAAAACGACCCAGACGGACTTGTTCATTGTCCACAGatg gtacaaatacaaatactgCAGCACATTATCTTCAATATGAATTACCAGATGAAGTATTGcttactatatttaattatctaatgGAACAGGATTTATGTAGAGTTTCTCAAGTTTGCAAGCGTTTTCAAACTATTGCAAATGACACTGAACTGTGGAAGTCATTATACCAGCAAGTTTATGAATATGACTTACCACTATTTAATCCTGCACCttgtaaatttgaatttgtgtCACCAGATGAATCAGACTATCCAAATCCATGGAAAGAAAGCTTTAGACAATTATATAGAGGAGTACATGTTAGACCAGGATTTCAGGATTTGAAGTTTAAAGGTCGGAACTTGCCATACTTTAATACAGTTCAGGGAGCATTAGATTATGTAGATGAATTCAGAAGCAATAGCAGTTCCTCGACTAATAATAGCACGACTACAAGTGGTCAAGGAAATTGTTGTGGAAATAATTCTCAAACAACAGAAGAAGCGCCTCAACATTTAGTTTTCTTACATGCTGGCATATATAGAGGCGAATTTCTTGTAATCGACAGCGATGTTGCACTAATTGGAGCAGCACCCGGAAATGTTGCAGAATCTGTTATATTAGAAAGAGAAAGTGAATCTACAGTTATGTTTGTAGAAGGAGCAAAACGAGCTTATGCCGGCCAccttacattaaaatttacccCAGATGTTACTAGTACAGTACCGCATCATAAACACTATTGTTTAGAAGTTGGTGAAAATTGCAGTCCTACAGTTGATCATTGTATAATTAGGAGTTCGAGTGTTG ttGGAGCAGCTGTTTGTGTGTCGGGTGTAGGAGCAAATCCTGTGGTAAAGAATTGTGACATATCGGATTGTGAAAACGTTGGACTTTATGTCACTGATTATGCTCAAGGAACTTAtgaagataatgaaatttctagAAATGCATTAGCTGGAATTTGGGtgaaaaattatgcaaatccAATTATGAGAAGGAATCATATTCATCATGGGAGAGACGTCGGAATCTTTACGTTTGATAATGGTCTCGGATATTTCGAAGCTAATGATATTCATAACAATCGAATAGCAGGTTTTGAAGTAAAAGCTGGTGCTAATCCAACGGTTGTGCATTGTGAAATACACCATGGCCAAACAGGTGGAATATATGTCCATGAAAATGGCTTAGGACAATTTATCGACAACAAAattcattcgaataatttcgccGGCGTTTGGATTACTTCCAATTCAAACCCAACTATTcgcagaaatgaaatttataatggtcATCAAGGAggagtatatatatttggagaAGGAAGGGGCTTAATcgaacataataatatttatggtaATGCCTTAGCTGGTATACAGATTAGAACAAATTCGGATCCTATTGTTagacataataaaatacatcatGGTCAACATGGTGGTATATACGTTCATGAAAAAGGACAAGGTTTAATTGAAGAGAACGAAGTATACGCAAATACATTAGCAGGTGTTTGGATAACCACAGGATCGACACCGGTATTAAGAAGAAATCGTATCCATAGTGGAAAACAAGTTggagtttatttttatgataatggaCATGGAAAATTAGAAGacaatgatattttcaatcatcTGTATTCAGGAGTACAAATaag gaCTGGAAGTAATCCAGTAATacgtggaaataaaatatgggGTGGACAAAACGGTGGTGTGCTTGTGTATAATAGCGGATTAGGCTTACTggaacaaaatgaaatttttgataatgcaATGGCAGGAGTTTGGATTAAAACAGATAGTAATCCTACattgaaaagaaacaaaatatttgatggCAGAGATGGtggaatttgtatatttaatggtGGCAAag gtgttcttgaagaaaatgatatatttcgtAATGCTCAAGCTGGTGTGCTTATTTCTACACAATCGCATCCTGTCTTAAGGAGAAACCGAATTTTTGATGGATTAGCAGCCGGCGTTGAAATAACAAACAATGCGACAGCTACattagaatttaatcaaatttttaacaatagatTCGGTGGTCTGTGTTTAGCAAGCGGAGTACAACCAACAACTAGAg gcaataaaatatttaataatcaagatGCGGTTGAAAAAGCAGTTGGAAATGgccaatgtttatataaaatttcgtcgTATACTTCTTTTCCTATGCACGATTTTTATCGTTGTCAAACATGTAATACAACAGATCGCAATGCAATTTGcgtaaattgtataaaaacttGTCATGCTGGACACGATGTAGAATTCATTAGACACGATcg ATTCTTTTGTGACTGTGGTGCTGGAACATTAAGTAATCAGTGTCAACTTCAGGGTGAACCTACGCAAGATACAGATACATTGTATGATAGTGCGGCACCAATGGAGTCACATACACTTATGGTCAACTAG